From Paenibacillus sp. PK3_47, the proteins below share one genomic window:
- a CDS encoding ABC transporter permease, producing the protein MKKRALWKDIFREIRHTKARFISIFAIIMLGVCFFAGIKAAGPDMLDTAGTFYRENRLMDLKVQSTYGLKQDDIELLGTVPGVDVVQPGYSADVFAGDNAAILKVFSYNTDKPLNQYRLMEGRLPEQSGEIVLDDVLAGEYSLEDEVVFSGNGTEEELSENFSTLEYTVVGFVRSPQFIEKNNRGTSTIGKGTADAFAAIPESDFTMPVYTEAYLSFKDTAGAEAYTPEYEELIAKHTEAVEQAMAGVQEARFEELRAEVEGELAKGRAELAAAEQQLAEAARQAAEGQVQAPAGDGGAEVPGELMAAREELAEGERQLAALEPPKIYVTDRNAYPGYAEYKDNADRLSAIASVFPVFFFLIAALVSLTTMTRMVEEHRLQIGTLKALGYGNRDIMAKFMVYGTLASLAASAVGLAVGYSLLPAIIFNAYSSLYNLPDLIKSFYLSYSIISVVVALVCTTLTAWLAARVELRGNASVLMRPKAPKSGQRILLERVTFIWRRLSFVQKVTARNLFRYKQRMFMTVFGVAGCTALILTGFGLKDSIGSIAPQQFGAIMRYDALVALHTDAADTEQAAYERLISSESAITGTLDVAQETLTARAGGVNDQDVNLFIPESTDSLSDYVQLRNRVSGEVLQLTDEGAVISEKLAKLYGLEPGDSLNLVDNRNETFKVKVTGITENYVMHYAYMTPAYYASLFGKEPVYNTSLVNYNAPDSAWEDEFGEKLTANGRVAAISFSSSVGTAFDETMKSMDVVTLVLIVSAAALAFVVLYNLTNINVSERIRELSTIKVLGFYDKEVTMYIYRENILLTLLGIAAGSGLGIVLHRFVLQTAELDATMFAPVINWPSYVYAALLTMVFSGIVMAFMHIKLKRIHMIEALKSVE; encoded by the coding sequence ATGAAGAAACGAGCACTCTGGAAGGATATTTTTCGTGAGATCAGGCATACAAAGGCCCGCTTTATTTCGATTTTTGCCATCATTATGCTGGGCGTCTGTTTTTTTGCCGGTATCAAGGCTGCCGGTCCGGATATGCTGGATACCGCCGGGACTTTCTACCGGGAGAACCGGCTGATGGATCTGAAGGTGCAGAGCACCTACGGACTGAAGCAGGATGATATTGAACTGCTGGGGACAGTGCCTGGCGTTGATGTAGTGCAGCCGGGTTACAGCGCGGATGTATTTGCCGGGGATAATGCTGCCATTCTTAAAGTGTTTTCTTATAACACGGATAAGCCGCTTAACCAATACCGTCTGATGGAAGGGCGGCTGCCGGAGCAGTCCGGAGAAATCGTGCTGGATGATGTGCTGGCCGGGGAGTATTCTCTGGAAGATGAAGTAGTTTTCAGCGGAAACGGTACGGAGGAGGAACTGTCGGAGAATTTCAGTACGCTGGAGTATACAGTAGTAGGTTTTGTACGGAGTCCGCAGTTTATTGAGAAAAACAACCGCGGAACCAGCACGATTGGCAAAGGAACCGCCGACGCGTTTGCCGCCATTCCGGAGTCGGACTTTACAATGCCGGTCTATACGGAAGCGTACCTGTCCTTCAAGGATACTGCCGGTGCGGAGGCTTATACGCCTGAGTATGAGGAGCTGATCGCGAAGCATACTGAAGCCGTAGAGCAGGCGATGGCCGGGGTTCAGGAAGCGAGGTTTGAGGAACTGCGGGCCGAAGTGGAAGGAGAACTGGCCAAAGGCCGTGCCGAGCTGGCCGCTGCCGAGCAGCAGCTGGCGGAAGCGGCACGTCAGGCGGCGGAAGGGCAGGTGCAGGCGCCGGCCGGAGACGGCGGTGCTGAAGTTCCCGGGGAGCTGATGGCTGCAAGGGAAGAGCTGGCTGAAGGTGAACGGCAGTTAGCCGCACTGGAGCCGCCGAAGATTTACGTTACCGACCGGAATGCATACCCGGGGTATGCCGAGTACAAGGACAATGCTGACCGCTTGTCGGCCATTGCCAGCGTGTTTCCGGTATTCTTTTTCCTGATTGCGGCGCTGGTCAGCTTAACGACGATGACACGGATGGTGGAAGAACACCGTCTGCAGATCGGGACCCTGAAAGCGCTCGGCTACGGCAACCGTGACATCATGGCCAAATTCATGGTTTACGGCACACTTGCCAGTCTGGCGGCTTCGGCAGTCGGGCTTGCCGTCGGTTACAGCCTGCTGCCTGCTATTATTTTTAATGCATATAGTTCACTTTATAATCTGCCTGATCTGATCAAAAGCTTCTATCTGTCCTACTCCATCATCTCGGTGGTTGTGGCCCTGGTCTGCACCACGCTGACGGCCTGGCTTGCTGCAAGGGTAGAGCTGCGCGGCAACGCTTCTGTCCTGATGCGTCCGAAAGCGCCGAAGAGCGGCCAGCGGATTCTGCTTGAACGGGTCACTTTTATCTGGCGGCGGCTGAGCTTTGTCCAGAAGGTTACGGCGCGGAATTTGTTCCGCTACAAGCAGCGGATGTTCATGACGGTATTCGGGGTAGCCGGCTGTACGGCGCTGATTCTGACCGGCTTTGGCCTCAAGGATTCGATCGGCAGCATCGCCCCGCAGCAGTTCGGTGCCATTATGAGATACGATGCGCTTGTCGCGCTTCATACGGATGCAGCAGATACTGAACAAGCGGCGTATGAACGGCTGATCAGCAGCGAGTCCGCCATTACGGGAACACTGGATGTGGCGCAGGAGACGCTGACTGCACGTGCCGGCGGTGTAAATGACCAGGATGTGAATCTGTTTATTCCGGAGTCTACAGACTCTCTCTCTGATTATGTGCAGCTGCGGAACCGGGTCAGCGGCGAAGTGCTGCAGCTTACGGACGAGGGGGCTGTCATCTCTGAGAAGCTGGCCAAACTGTACGGGCTTGAGCCGGGTGACAGCCTGAATCTGGTAGACAACAGGAACGAAACATTCAAGGTTAAAGTTACAGGGATTACGGAGAATTATGTTATGCATTATGCATACATGACTCCGGCGTATTATGCTTCTCTTTTCGGCAAAGAACCGGTGTATAATACTTCGCTGGTGAACTATAACGCGCCGGACAGCGCATGGGAAGACGAATTCGGCGAAAAGCTTACAGCTAACGGGCGTGTTGCCGCCATCAGCTTCTCCAGCAGCGTCGGGACGGCTTTTGACGAAACGATGAAAAGTATGGATGTTGTCACACTGGTGCTTATTGTGTCAGCGGCTGCACTGGCTTTTGTCGTACTGTATAATCTGACCAATATCAATGTGTCCGAACGGATCCGCGAGCTGTCGACCATTAAGGTGCTGGGCTTCTATGACAAGGAAGTGACGATGTACATTTACCGGGAAAATATCCTGCTGACCTTACTCGGCATTGCGGCCGGTTCGGGTCTCGGGATTGTACTGCACCGCTTCGTCCTGCAGACGGCTGAGCTGGATGCGACGATGTTCGCGCCGGTCATTAACTGGCCCAGTTATGTGTACGCCGCTCTTTTAACCATGGTGTTCTCAGGCATCGTTATGGCGTTCATGCATATCAAGCTCAAACGGATTCATATGATTGAAGCGTTGAAGTCGGTGGAATAG
- a CDS encoding GNAT family N-acetyltransferase has translation MTSYEFYPSRSEELLFSLLDIWESSVRHTHHFLSEQDIAALRPLVLQGMKEIGHLLTCMDDNRQPLGFIGVQDHKIEMLFVSPDATGTGIGKKLVTRVLQELGVHSVDVNEQNPRALGFYEHMGFRVFDRSDQDDQGNPFPILHMKMP, from the coding sequence ATGACAAGTTACGAATTCTATCCCTCCCGAAGCGAAGAGCTCCTCTTCAGCCTGCTGGACATCTGGGAATCTTCCGTACGCCATACGCATCATTTTCTGTCCGAACAGGACATCGCTGCTTTGCGTCCCCTTGTTTTGCAGGGAATGAAAGAGATCGGCCATCTGCTGACCTGTATGGATGACAATAGACAACCGCTCGGCTTTATAGGTGTTCAGGACCACAAGATTGAAATGCTCTTCGTAAGCCCTGACGCGACAGGAACAGGTATTGGAAAAAAGCTCGTAACCCGCGTCCTGCAAGAGCTTGGCGTGCACAGCGTAGATGTGAATGAACAGAATCCCCGGGCTCTGGGGTTCTATGAGCATATGGGATTCCGCGTGTTTGACCGCTCCGACCAAGACGACCAAGGCAATCCCTTCCCGATCCTCCATATGAAAATGCCGTAA
- a CDS encoding SDR family oxidoreductase — protein sequence MSDQFTVQDPTTQFQKATPEFQQQQPEPGLEKKMQPKPDDGSQTYRGTGRLTGRKAVVTGADSGIGRAVAIAYAREGADVVLSYLPEEEADAQEVVKIIEEAGRKAVALPGDLKDEQYCEQLINTAVEQLGGIDILANIAGKQQFVENIADLTTEQFDATFKTNVYAMFWLCKAAIKHMKPGSTIINTSSIQAYSPSPILLDYATTKASINTFSKSLAQQVGEKGIRVNVVAPGPVWTPLQVSGGQPEDALKEFGNSTPLTRPGQPVEMAPAYVFLASPESSYVSGETLNANGGMPSP from the coding sequence ATGAGCGATCAATTTACAGTACAGGATCCAACAACCCAATTTCAAAAGGCCACGCCGGAGTTTCAGCAGCAGCAGCCGGAACCCGGTCTGGAGAAGAAAATGCAGCCGAAGCCGGATGACGGCTCGCAGACTTACCGCGGTACCGGGCGCCTGACCGGACGCAAGGCGGTGGTTACCGGAGCGGACAGCGGTATCGGCCGTGCGGTGGCGATTGCTTATGCCCGGGAAGGAGCCGACGTGGTCCTGTCTTATCTGCCGGAAGAAGAAGCCGACGCGCAGGAAGTAGTGAAGATCATAGAGGAAGCCGGACGCAAGGCGGTTGCTTTGCCAGGTGATCTCAAGGACGAGCAGTACTGCGAGCAGCTGATTAATACAGCTGTAGAGCAGCTTGGCGGCATCGATATTCTCGCCAATATTGCAGGCAAACAGCAGTTTGTTGAAAATATTGCCGACCTTACAACGGAGCAGTTCGATGCTACCTTTAAGACGAATGTGTATGCGATGTTCTGGCTGTGCAAAGCGGCGATCAAGCATATGAAGCCGGGCAGCACGATCATCAATACGTCTTCGATTCAGGCGTATTCGCCTTCGCCAATCCTGCTGGACTATGCTACTACTAAGGCTTCCATTAACACCTTTAGTAAATCGCTCGCCCAGCAGGTGGGAGAGAAAGGCATCCGCGTCAATGTGGTAGCACCAGGACCGGTATGGACTCCGCTTCAGGTAAGCGGCGGCCAGCCTGAGGATGCGCTGAAGGAATTCGGGAACAGCACTCCGCTTACCCGTCCCGGCCAGCCGGTCGAAATGGCCCCGGCCTACGTATTCCTCGCCAGCCCGGAATCCAGCTATGTCAGCGGCGAGACACTGAATGCGAACGGCGGCATGCCTTCGCCGTAA
- a CDS encoding AraC family transcriptional regulator: MNNNDYQYRIDCVLQYIKEHSGQKLNLTILAGVSHFSKYHFSRIFTAQTGVTPAVYVNRIRLQNAVTLLLETQKSVLEISQLCGYESVSTFNSLFKKYYGTTPSVFRKSSGRDSKIRPYSSKKPEEKPRHEDYNGSRTNNLLKRAWASMITFRELPEYKVAYVRQAGSYLDTQETWSRIGQWAKRQGITPDNAYFIGISRDDPDLVEDQACRYDACVTLPDGFAQQDYEASIEFATLPGGPCAVYSFYDTTDKLVLAYQQVFSNWLPHSGYEADDRPCLEFCLNDPAQDKEGKCRADLYIPVKSLNGRVNP, translated from the coding sequence ATGAACAATAACGACTATCAGTATAGAATAGACTGTGTGCTGCAATACATAAAGGAGCATAGCGGACAAAAGCTGAACCTTACTATTCTGGCCGGGGTGTCCCATTTCTCGAAATATCATTTTTCGCGGATCTTTACAGCTCAGACCGGTGTGACTCCGGCGGTGTACGTGAACCGGATACGGCTGCAAAATGCTGTAACTTTGCTGCTGGAGACACAAAAGTCTGTTCTGGAGATCTCCCAGCTGTGCGGATACGAATCGGTCTCTACATTTAATAGTCTGTTCAAAAAGTACTACGGCACAACGCCAAGCGTATTTAGGAAGAGCAGCGGAAGAGATAGCAAGATTCGCCCGTATTCCAGCAAGAAGCCGGAAGAGAAGCCCCGCCATGAGGATTACAATGGTTCCAGGACCAATAATCTTCTGAAAAGGGCGTGGGCCAGTATGATTACCTTCCGCGAGCTTCCGGAGTACAAAGTGGCATATGTGAGGCAAGCCGGCAGTTATCTGGATACACAGGAGACATGGAGCAGGATAGGACAGTGGGCGAAGCGGCAGGGGATAACCCCTGACAATGCTTATTTTATCGGCATCTCCCGGGACGACCCGGATCTGGTGGAGGATCAAGCCTGCCGTTATGATGCATGCGTCACCTTGCCGGACGGATTTGCGCAGCAGGACTATGAAGCTAGTATTGAGTTCGCAACACTGCCCGGGGGCCCCTGCGCCGTATATTCCTTTTATGATACAACCGATAAGTTAGTTCTGGCCTATCAGCAGGTATTCAGCAATTGGCTGCCGCACAGCGGGTACGAGGCCGATGACAGGCCCTGCCTGGAGTTCTGTCTGAATGATCCTGCACAGGACAAGGAAGGCAAGTGCCGGGCGGATCTGTATATCCCGGTTAAAAGCTTGAACGGAAGGGTGAACCCATGA
- a CDS encoding GNAT family protein, whose protein sequence is MNTEALFGQFPVLRSEKLILAKIEDKHLDDVYAIYSNKKVFQYCGILPKTNIAAVKSMIGHFERDYLKRSRVKWGIISTAEPDKLLGIIEVMDCNQKVNMLTVGYFLAEAYWGQGIAAEALRVLLEYLFSEVQVNRVQAEVMPPNEASKQVLLKNGFIKEGALRQAALWTGQGIVDLELYSVLKEDYGA, encoded by the coding sequence ATGAATACTGAAGCGCTTTTTGGACAGTTTCCCGTACTCCGGTCGGAGAAGCTCATTCTCGCCAAGATTGAAGATAAGCACCTGGATGACGTATACGCGATTTACAGCAACAAGAAGGTGTTCCAGTACTGCGGCATTCTCCCCAAAACCAATATCGCTGCGGTCAAAAGCATGATCGGACACTTTGAACGGGATTATCTCAAACGGTCGCGGGTGAAGTGGGGAATCATATCCACGGCGGAACCGGACAAGCTGCTGGGAATCATCGAAGTAATGGACTGCAACCAGAAGGTGAATATGCTCACTGTGGGCTATTTTTTGGCGGAAGCGTATTGGGGACAGGGGATTGCTGCGGAAGCGCTAAGGGTGCTGCTGGAGTATCTGTTCTCAGAGGTACAGGTCAACAGAGTCCAGGCTGAAGTGATGCCGCCCAATGAAGCGTCCAAGCAGGTGCTGCTGAAGAACGGCTTCATTAAAGAAGGCGCGTTGCGCCAAGCTGCGCTCTGGACCGGGCAGGGGATTGTAGATTTGGAGCTGTACAGTGTCCTCAAGGAAGACTACGGCGCGTGA
- a CDS encoding SprT family zinc-dependent metalloprotease, whose product MQIQIGDQIIQFHVQYSKRSKISLHIETNGLIIVKAPKGTGEDVIKDAVERHGEWILENQQRLAAARQAPKVKEYQGEERYLYLGKEYLLHELIEPGARNAEELKLELKKFYFASLKKIVARRMPQYQAQLKVKPKTVDIVESATKWGSCSADKKLTFNYRLAMAPPEVIDYVIIHELCHLLHMNHDRSFWRRLGSIMPDYKEKEAYLARFGQFMTL is encoded by the coding sequence ATGCAGATTCAAATCGGAGATCAGATTATTCAATTTCATGTTCAATACAGCAAACGCTCCAAAATTTCGCTTCATATAGAAACCAACGGCCTTATCATCGTCAAGGCTCCCAAGGGCACAGGTGAAGATGTGATAAAGGACGCAGTGGAGCGGCACGGTGAGTGGATTTTGGAGAATCAGCAGAGGCTGGCTGCAGCAAGGCAGGCCCCGAAGGTCAAGGAATATCAAGGCGAAGAACGGTATCTTTATCTCGGAAAAGAGTACCTGCTGCACGAGCTCATTGAGCCCGGCGCCCGGAATGCAGAGGAGCTGAAGCTGGAGCTCAAAAAGTTCTATTTTGCCAGCCTGAAAAAAATTGTAGCCCGGCGGATGCCTCAGTATCAGGCCCAGCTGAAAGTTAAGCCCAAAACTGTGGATATCGTAGAATCGGCAACCAAATGGGGGAGCTGCAGCGCGGACAAGAAGCTGACCTTCAATTACCGGCTGGCTATGGCTCCGCCCGAGGTTATCGATTATGTAATCATTCATGAGCTGTGCCATTTGCTGCATATGAACCATGACCGTTCCTTCTGGCGCCGTCTGGGCAGTATTATGCCGGATTACAAGGAGAAGGAGGCGTATCTGGCCCGGTTCGGACAGTTTATGACCCTTTAG
- a CDS encoding GNAT family N-acetyltransferase, which produces MKPIMLSIPESFESSRLLIRAARWGDGAGVNEAVLESLAELKPWMPWAQHEPTLEESEVSIRRSRLEFLERSDLRLLLYNKETGQLVGSSGLHRINWQSRRFEIGYWVRTSCSRQGYITEAVEAITNYAINELQANRIEIRCDSRNTSSARVAERSGFTLEGILRNEACDTEGNLRDTMIFSKVRGVEY; this is translated from the coding sequence ATGAAACCGATTATGCTGTCCATTCCGGAGAGCTTTGAAAGCAGCCGGCTGCTGATCCGTGCGGCAAGGTGGGGAGATGGGGCCGGTGTGAACGAGGCGGTTCTGGAGAGCCTGGCTGAGCTGAAGCCCTGGATGCCCTGGGCACAGCACGAGCCTACCCTTGAAGAATCTGAAGTCAGCATCAGAAGGTCCCGGCTGGAGTTCCTGGAGCGCTCAGACCTCAGGCTGCTTCTGTATAATAAGGAAACCGGTCAGCTCGTCGGCAGCAGCGGGCTGCACCGGATCAACTGGCAAAGCCGCAGGTTCGAAATCGGGTATTGGGTACGGACCTCCTGCAGCAGGCAAGGGTATATAACGGAGGCAGTCGAAGCTATTACGAATTATGCTATAAATGAGCTGCAGGCGAACCGGATTGAAATCCGCTGTGATTCACGCAATACCTCAAGCGCAAGAGTGGCTGAACGTTCAGGCTTCACACTGGAAGGCATACTCCGTAATGAAGCCTGTGACACCGAGGGGAACCTGCGGGACACCATGATTTTCTCCAAAGTCCGCGGGGTTGAATACTAA
- a CDS encoding asparagine synthase-related protein, whose translation MSAIAGIYHLQHQQLDPELGPKLMQQLNRYPADDARGWQNTDVFLGCRSQWITPQSVNATMPFYDRERGLAITADAIIDNRSELFEQLDVPRADREAIPDSLLILLAYEKWGNQAPVHLVGDFAFMIWDEKKRALFGARDFSGNRTLYFHRSSHLFVFCTVMHPLLAMPGVSHRLNEEWISEFLAIQVRIDVADCYSTVYESIEQLPPSHSIYVTGEKIVFSRYYTMQPPPKLRLRSNGEYEEAFRDVFGRAVKDRLRTHLSAGANLSGGLDSGSVVSFAAEELRRSGKPLYTFSSYPVDSFVDFNLGRRVADERPYIQETIDHVGNIQPSFLNFPQLSPYSEVDEWLDIMEMPYKFFENSYWLKGIYEEAQKKDIGVLLSGQRGNWSISWGPALDYQAKLIREFRLISFYRENRQYNESMEANPKKVLQIVGRKAFPSITGLLSRKQDALPELINPEFARRTAVHERLREFNVDQQSYQTVYDIRRKHFEQPHIWNVNGTAATKLSLRYRVWDRDPTNDLRVIRFCLSVPEDQFVQNGVDRSLIRRAMKGRLPDQVRLNRKRRGVQGADGITRMIPQWNAFLGELREMIMDPLASSYLNKTVLTGCLDRLGREPAPEMIYNTDFRLLTRGLVFYRFLKSMS comes from the coding sequence ATGAGCGCAATCGCCGGTATCTATCATTTGCAGCACCAGCAGCTGGATCCCGAACTGGGACCCAAACTTATGCAGCAGCTTAACCGTTATCCGGCCGATGATGCCAGGGGATGGCAGAACACAGATGTTTTTCTGGGCTGCCGTTCGCAGTGGATTACTCCGCAATCCGTGAATGCAACCATGCCTTTTTATGACCGGGAACGGGGGCTAGCGATTACAGCGGATGCGATTATCGATAACCGCAGCGAACTGTTTGAACAGCTTGACGTGCCCCGGGCAGACCGCGAAGCTATTCCGGACAGTCTGCTGATCCTGCTTGCCTATGAAAAGTGGGGGAACCAGGCACCGGTTCATCTCGTCGGTGACTTTGCTTTTATGATCTGGGATGAGAAGAAGCGCGCATTGTTCGGCGCACGGGATTTCTCCGGCAACCGGACCTTGTATTTCCACAGATCGTCCCATTTGTTCGTGTTCTGTACAGTAATGCACCCCCTGCTGGCTATGCCGGGGGTTAGCCATAGATTGAATGAAGAGTGGATTTCCGAGTTTCTGGCGATCCAGGTTCGAATCGATGTTGCAGACTGCTACTCCACGGTGTATGAATCCATTGAGCAGCTGCCGCCTTCCCACTCTATTTATGTTACCGGTGAGAAGATTGTCTTTTCCCGCTACTACACCATGCAACCTCCGCCCAAGCTGAGGCTTCGCTCCAACGGTGAATATGAAGAGGCTTTCCGGGACGTCTTTGGACGAGCGGTGAAAGACAGGCTTCGTACCCATCTGTCGGCCGGGGCCAACCTAAGCGGAGGACTGGATTCCGGCTCCGTGGTCAGCTTTGCAGCAGAAGAGCTGCGCCGCAGCGGCAAACCCTTGTATACGTTCAGCTCTTATCCTGTCGACAGCTTTGTGGACTTCAATCTGGGCAGACGGGTGGCTGATGAACGTCCTTATATTCAGGAGACGATCGACCATGTGGGCAATATTCAGCCAAGCTTTCTGAATTTCCCGCAGCTCAGCCCGTACAGTGAGGTCGATGAATGGCTGGATATTATGGAGATGCCCTATAAGTTCTTTGAGAACTCTTATTGGCTCAAAGGGATCTATGAAGAGGCGCAAAAAAAGGATATCGGCGTGCTGCTCAGCGGCCAGAGAGGGAACTGGAGTATTTCCTGGGGGCCTGCACTGGATTATCAGGCCAAGCTGATCCGTGAGTTCCGCCTGATCTCCTTCTATCGTGAGAACAGGCAGTATAACGAGTCGATGGAAGCAAACCCGAAGAAGGTGCTGCAGATTGTCGGCAGAAAGGCTTTTCCATCGATTACCGGGCTGCTGTCGAGGAAGCAGGATGCTCTGCCTGAGCTGATCAATCCCGAGTTTGCCAGACGTACGGCAGTGCATGAACGGCTGAGAGAGTTCAATGTGGACCAGCAGTCTTACCAGACGGTCTACGATATCCGGCGGAAGCATTTTGAACAGCCGCATATCTGGAATGTAAATGGAACCGCAGCGACCAAGCTGTCGCTCAGATACCGCGTCTGGGACCGGGACCCGACGAACGATCTGCGCGTGATCCGGTTCTGTCTCTCCGTGCCGGAAGACCAGTTTGTGCAGAACGGTGTGGACCGTTCCCTGATCCGCAGGGCGATGAAGGGACGGCTGCCGGACCAGGTGAGACTGAACCGCAAACGGCGCGGGGTGCAGGGTGCAGACGGCATTACCCGCATGATTCCGCAGTGGAACGCCTTCCTGGGGGAGCTGCGGGAGATGATTATGGATCCTCTAGCATCCTCTTACCTGAACAAAACGGTGCTTACAGGCTGTCTGGACCGGCTGGGCAGGGAGCCTGCACCGGAGATGATCTATAATACGGATTTCCGTCTCCTTACGCGGGGTCTTGTTTTCTACCGGTTTCTGAAAAGCATGTCTTGA
- a CDS encoding paeninodin family lasso peptide gives MKKEYSKPALEVLDVKMTMAGPGFAIADSFQNDPDETVHYS, from the coding sequence ATGAAAAAGGAATACAGCAAGCCTGCTTTGGAAGTGCTCGACGTAAAAATGACTATGGCTGGACCGGGATTTGCCATCGCCGACTCCTTCCAAAATGATCCGGATGAGACGGTGCACTACTCCTAA